In one window of Tellurirhabdus rosea DNA:
- a CDS encoding TonB-dependent receptor yields the protein MKTTICLSILLIRAAFTLQAQSVTHRGVVLDGQSGEPIPAATVRLKAQSVGTVTDAQGRFVLPGRQSTDSLEVSSVGYESRLVVSAEKLVVSLPPRIEDLQPVVVTASREAQARSEAPMAISRLSALLLQETKPVNLYEVINKTPGVVMPNLGNEQHSMGIRQPFGTQAYYLYLEDGLPVRPMGVFNHNALIEMNPFAVSSVEVVKGPVSSLYGPEAVGGAVNFMTHRPTAVPVVRAGVLGDGWGYRRAQVAGGGMLSSKLGVFVAGALTRQRDGWQAQSDFDRASLTTRLEYAFTDRTRLTGTVAYNQYHTQTSGSVDSLGYYSRNYASTTDFTYRDVRSLRSRLTLEHRWTARSESFVTTFYRDNSLKQNPNYSIRWKSGASTATGEINENRFHSLGLMAQHSQRFAWLDSRLLAGALLDNSPNTYYAYQTELEALLRPDKRSVERYRQLRERPDQYLSRYEAVIHNRAVYAQLDFAPLARLRISAGARFDRMAFDYENFLDKATGTKAYNQLTPKLGLTYDWGQGRGLYANLSRGFSPPGLTAIFRKNANATAGQPPFYYHLQAAQFDNMEIGGWATFLHRKVYFDWAVYQMKGRNELLSIRQPDNSTDYQSAGRTLHRGFEYSLTFKPSAQWFFRFGGTNAVHRFEDFALSNRQTDAVRNLKGYDMPQAPRWIANTELTYKPRWAKGLRMAVEWQRLSPWYQNQLNTVRYEDRGAFGARGVSVLNLRTGYVWKAFEFYANVLNLTDELYANNATRGNAATDRTTFTPAAPRTVVLGLQYQFSRH from the coding sequence ATGAAAACCACGATTTGCCTATCCATCTTACTGATCAGGGCAGCTTTTACGCTTCAGGCTCAGTCCGTTACCCACCGGGGCGTGGTCCTCGACGGGCAGAGCGGCGAACCCATTCCGGCGGCCACCGTCCGACTGAAAGCCCAGTCGGTAGGCACGGTGACGGACGCGCAGGGCAGGTTTGTGCTGCCGGGCCGCCAAAGCACCGACAGCCTGGAAGTCAGCAGCGTGGGCTACGAAAGTCGCCTCGTTGTATCCGCCGAAAAACTGGTGGTTTCGCTACCGCCAAGAATTGAAGACCTGCAGCCGGTGGTGGTAACGGCCAGCCGCGAGGCGCAGGCTCGTTCGGAAGCGCCGATGGCCATCAGTCGCCTGTCGGCCCTGTTGTTGCAGGAAACCAAACCGGTCAACCTCTACGAAGTCATCAACAAAACGCCCGGCGTGGTCATGCCAAACCTCGGCAACGAACAGCATTCGATGGGCATCCGCCAGCCGTTTGGCACCCAGGCGTATTATCTGTACCTGGAAGACGGGCTGCCCGTGCGGCCGATGGGCGTTTTTAACCACAACGCCCTGATCGAAATGAATCCGTTTGCGGTGAGTTCGGTCGAAGTGGTCAAAGGGCCGGTTTCCTCGCTGTATGGTCCCGAGGCGGTCGGCGGCGCGGTGAATTTTATGACGCACCGGCCGACCGCCGTGCCGGTCGTTCGGGCGGGCGTTCTGGGCGATGGCTGGGGCTACCGCCGGGCGCAGGTGGCTGGCGGGGGCATGCTTTCTTCCAAACTGGGCGTTTTCGTCGCCGGGGCGCTCACCCGGCAGCGGGACGGCTGGCAGGCCCAGAGCGATTTTGACAGAGCTTCCCTGACCACCCGCCTCGAATACGCCTTCACCGACCGGACCCGGCTGACGGGCACGGTGGCCTACAACCAGTATCACACCCAGACAAGCGGCAGCGTCGATAGTCTGGGGTACTACAGCCGGAATTACGCCAGCACGACCGATTTCACCTACCGGGATGTCCGTTCGCTGCGCTCCCGTCTGACGCTCGAACACCGCTGGACGGCCCGGAGCGAGAGCTTCGTCACGACGTTTTACCGCGATAACAGCCTGAAACAAAACCCGAACTATAGCATTCGCTGGAAATCGGGTGCCAGCACGGCGACGGGCGAAATCAACGAGAACCGCTTTCACAGCCTCGGGCTGATGGCGCAGCACAGCCAGCGGTTTGCGTGGCTCGACAGCCGCCTGCTCGCGGGGGCGCTGCTCGACAATTCGCCCAACACGTATTACGCTTACCAAACCGAGCTGGAAGCCCTTCTGCGCCCCGACAAACGCTCCGTCGAGCGGTACAGACAGTTGCGCGAACGTCCCGACCAGTACCTGAGCCGTTACGAAGCGGTGATTCACAACCGGGCCGTTTATGCCCAGCTTGATTTTGCACCGCTGGCCCGGCTGCGGATTTCGGCGGGTGCCCGCTTCGACCGGATGGCGTTTGATTACGAGAATTTTCTGGACAAGGCCACGGGCACCAAAGCCTACAATCAGTTGACGCCCAAACTGGGGCTGACCTACGATTGGGGGCAGGGCCGCGGGTTGTACGCCAATCTGAGCCGCGGTTTCTCGCCGCCGGGTCTGACGGCCATTTTCCGGAAAAACGCCAACGCCACGGCCGGTCAGCCGCCGTTCTACTACCATCTGCAGGCGGCACAGTTCGATAATATGGAAATCGGCGGCTGGGCGACGTTCCTCCACCGGAAAGTATACTTCGACTGGGCGGTTTACCAGATGAAAGGCCGGAACGAACTGCTGAGCATCCGCCAACCGGACAATTCCACGGACTATCAGAGCGCGGGCCGGACCCTGCACCGGGGCTTTGAATACAGCCTCACGTTCAAGCCCTCCGCGCAGTGGTTTTTCCGCTTCGGCGGCACCAATGCGGTCCACCGGTTCGAAGATTTTGCCCTGAGCAACCGGCAGACCGACGCCGTCCGGAATCTGAAAGGCTATGACATGCCGCAGGCCCCCCGCTGGATTGCCAACACCGAACTGACGTACAAGCCCCGCTGGGCCAAAGGGTTGCGCATGGCCGTGGAGTGGCAGCGGTTGAGTCCCTGGTACCAGAACCAGCTGAACACCGTCCGGTACGAAGACCGGGGCGCCTTTGGCGCGCGCGGGGTCAGCGTCCTCAACCTGCGCACCGGCTACGTCTGGAAAGCTTTTGAATTTTACGCCAATGTACTGAACCTGACGGACGAGCTGTACGCCAACAACGCGACCCGGGGCAATGCCGCTACCGACCGGACGACGTTTACCCCGGCCGCTCCGCGTACCGTTGTGCTCGGCCTGCAATACCAGTTTTCCCGTCATTAA
- a CDS encoding SRPBCC family protein yields the protein MIRIRVSQFINRPVAEVFQLAGNFQYDALWRAGVVAIQAQGGGLPFPGMQVQEALSFMGTSLITKMELEAVEPNRRLAFRTLDSGMPFSGQRLFEPQGEGTRLTYELTLQPTGIYQLLPALTEELFTQHLKDSLTGLKRRLEGRVVRRVFPLVGEPVIG from the coding sequence ATGATCAGAATTCGGGTTTCCCAATTTATCAACCGGCCGGTAGCCGAGGTTTTTCAGCTTGCCGGGAATTTTCAATACGATGCACTCTGGCGCGCGGGCGTCGTCGCGATTCAGGCGCAGGGGGGAGGGTTGCCCTTTCCGGGCATGCAGGTGCAGGAAGCGCTTTCGTTTATGGGAACCTCGCTGATCACTAAAATGGAACTGGAAGCCGTCGAGCCCAACCGCCGACTGGCATTCCGGACCCTTGATTCCGGAATGCCTTTTTCGGGCCAGCGCCTGTTTGAGCCGCAGGGCGAGGGCACCCGCCTTACTTACGAACTGACACTGCAGCCAACCGGAATCTACCAGTTACTGCCGGCGCTGACGGAGGAGTTGTTTACCCAGCATCTTAAAGACTCGCTAACCGGCCTGAAACGTCGGCTGGAAGGCCGGGTGGTGCGCCGGGTTTTTCCGCTGGTCGGCGAGCCGGTCATCGGGTGA
- a CDS encoding bifunctional nuclease family protein encodes MEKIKLEILGLSPSQSQSGSFALVLGEEYGNRRLPIIIGMFEAQAIAIEIEKIVPNRPMTHDLFKSFAEKFNYTVREIVISDLREGIFFARIVCTDGTRDSVYVDARPSDAIAIGIRFNVPIYTYENILSEAGITASVAEESDNPEELVPQSVRQTRSLSEQLKDMSYDELSKMLDEALAKEEYEKAAKIRDEMSRRN; translated from the coding sequence GTGGAGAAGATTAAACTTGAAATATTAGGCCTTTCGCCCAGCCAGTCGCAGTCAGGCTCATTTGCATTGGTGTTGGGAGAGGAATATGGTAACCGGCGGTTGCCCATTATCATCGGTATGTTTGAAGCCCAGGCAATCGCCATCGAAATCGAGAAGATTGTCCCCAACCGGCCGATGACGCACGACTTGTTCAAGTCCTTTGCGGAGAAGTTTAATTATACCGTCCGGGAAATCGTGATTTCGGATTTGCGGGAGGGTATTTTCTTTGCGCGCATTGTCTGCACGGACGGCACCCGCGATTCGGTTTACGTCGATGCCCGTCCTTCCGACGCTATCGCCATCGGCATCCGGTTCAACGTTCCCATTTATACGTACGAAAATATCCTTTCGGAAGCGGGCATCACGGCCAGCGTCGCGGAAGAAAGCGATAATCCGGAAGAACTCGTTCCGCAGTCGGTCCGGCAGACGCGCTCGCTGTCGGAGCAACTAAAAGACATGTCGTACGACGAACTGTCCAAAATGCTCGACGAAGCCCTGGCGAAAGAAGAATACGAAAAAGCCGCCAAGATTCGGGACGAAATGAGTCGCCGGAATTAA
- a CDS encoding sialidase family protein: MKSLFFLAALLLQSFYSFGTDPIRVNNAQFPRLFANERGQPVMSWVERTSQAVALVYRISPDGGLTFREPVRILLPGTTAAHGEDVPKLIFKGDGTRMVVYSLPKPMPDATRAGNLLYQLSRDGKTWSAARPVHRDTTAGKSHSYAEMTRLPNGEIGLIWLDDKLPGREGRTVRFTQTLPTGGFGAEVIIDSSACPCCRPGIAVDGRGRIYLTYRDLLPGGTRDISFVVSADGGQSFSQPKTLGDDRWNVNACPHSGPQLVAQGELVYATWYSGAAGREGVRMARLDQPDQPALLPGAHRTPPQLGSGGANRMALAWEEMVGEAPDGYRQVMVRMTSETGGRQTVPVSTPGELTSLPVLLSADTGLLVAYQVWMGQESQVVLKRIPFF; this comes from the coding sequence ATGAAATCGCTATTTTTTCTTGCGGCTCTCCTCCTTCAGAGCTTCTATTCCTTCGGGACAGACCCAATCAGGGTCAACAATGCCCAGTTTCCCCGCCTGTTTGCCAACGAACGGGGCCAGCCGGTGATGAGCTGGGTGGAACGGACATCCCAGGCCGTCGCTCTTGTTTACCGCATTTCGCCGGACGGCGGCCTGACGTTTCGGGAACCCGTTCGTATCCTGCTGCCGGGCACAACGGCGGCTCATGGCGAAGATGTTCCGAAGCTGATCTTCAAAGGCGACGGCACCCGGATGGTGGTTTATAGTCTGCCCAAACCCATGCCGGATGCCACTCGGGCCGGGAATCTGCTGTACCAGCTTTCGCGCGATGGCAAAACCTGGTCCGCAGCCAGGCCCGTTCACCGGGATACCACCGCCGGAAAAAGTCACTCGTACGCCGAGATGACGCGCCTGCCCAACGGCGAAATCGGCCTTATCTGGCTCGACGACAAACTGCCCGGTCGGGAAGGCCGGACGGTCCGGTTCACGCAGACACTGCCCACGGGCGGCTTCGGTGCGGAAGTCATCATCGATTCGAGCGCCTGTCCCTGCTGCCGCCCCGGTATTGCCGTCGATGGCCGGGGCCGGATTTACCTGACGTACCGTGATTTGCTGCCCGGAGGCACGCGCGACATCAGCTTCGTGGTCTCGGCGGACGGTGGTCAGTCGTTCAGCCAGCCCAAAACCCTGGGTGACGATCGGTGGAACGTGAACGCCTGCCCGCATTCGGGACCGCAGCTGGTTGCCCAGGGCGAGTTGGTCTACGCCACCTGGTACTCCGGCGCAGCCGGTCGGGAAGGCGTGCGCATGGCCCGGCTCGACCAACCCGACCAGCCTGCCCTGCTGCCCGGAGCGCACCGGACCCCTCCGCAGCTTGGCAGCGGAGGGGCTAACCGAATGGCGCTGGCCTGGGAAGAAATGGTGGGTGAGGCCCCGGACGGCTACCGGCAGGTCATGGTGCGGATGACTTCCGAAACCGGCGGGCGGCAGACGGTCCCCGTATCGACTCCGGGGGAACTGACTTCCCTGCCTGTACTACTGTCTGCCGATACCGGGCTGCTGGTCGCCTATCAGGTCTGGATGGGGCAGGAAAGTCAGGTTGTGCTGAAGCGTATTCCTTTTTTTTAA
- a CDS encoding DUF5602 domain-containing protein, giving the protein MMNLFAAALVAASAFFGAEETPGSVKKPAPSVRYGETVALGKGTLRSFVRLDAQGNPAQIGVAVSEAALNSLPAEDKFLVVHMPAGSEKTLIQHVSFNWMPHGHEPDGVYNVPHFDCHFYMTSNEERMGIVADDPRFAKNPEPEYVPQGFVRVHPLPQMGVHWVDPTSTEFQGKPFTTTFIYGSLDGRVTFLEPMFTLDFLRKVKDERLPVKQPQKVARTGYYPTEYRYVYNAAEKQYEIILDKLQNRP; this is encoded by the coding sequence ATGATGAATCTGTTTGCTGCGGCCCTCGTAGCGGCCAGCGCTTTCTTTGGGGCGGAAGAGACGCCCGGAAGCGTAAAGAAGCCCGCTCCGTCGGTTCGCTATGGTGAAACGGTGGCGCTCGGCAAGGGCACCCTCCGCTCCTTCGTCCGCCTCGACGCCCAGGGCAATCCCGCCCAGATTGGCGTAGCCGTTTCGGAAGCGGCTCTGAACTCTCTGCCCGCCGAAGACAAATTTCTGGTGGTGCACATGCCCGCAGGCAGTGAAAAAACGCTCATTCAGCACGTGTCCTTTAACTGGATGCCGCATGGGCACGAACCGGATGGCGTGTACAACGTGCCGCATTTCGACTGCCATTTTTACATGACTTCCAACGAAGAGCGAATGGGCATCGTGGCCGATGACCCGCGCTTTGCCAAAAATCCGGAGCCGGAATACGTTCCGCAGGGTTTTGTCCGGGTGCATCCGCTGCCGCAGATGGGAGTTCACTGGGTTGACCCCACCAGCACGGAATTTCAGGGCAAGCCATTCACAACAACCTTTATTTATGGCTCTCTCGACGGGCGGGTAACGTTTCTGGAACCCATGTTTACCCTGGATTTCCTCCGGAAAGTGAAAGACGAACGCCTGCCGGTCAAACAGCCCCAGAAAGTTGCCCGGACCGGGTACTACCCGACGGAGTACCGCTACGTGTATAATGCCGCCGAAAAGCAGTACGAAATCATTCTGGACAAGCTTCAGAACCGTCCGTAG